The following nucleotide sequence is from Citrus sinensis cultivar Valencia sweet orange chromosome 6, DVS_A1.0, whole genome shotgun sequence.
CGATATTTCCAAACATCCTTGCGACATATCTTTTACAGGACCAGTGACACCACGTTGAAAATGAGTTCGAACAAAAGTGAAATGGTAACATCAATCTCTATCCATTAGGATGTACAACATGTCTAAGGTGGACCTGTTTAATTCGGTCACAGAATTTCTGTGGACGTATTTAATCACGTACTTCTGTAGACCTTTCCAGGTGTTTGTACTTGGTTGAATTGATCattttaaacaattatttatgcccaaagaaaaaaaaattcatatattagattattaaatttttatttaatgttgagGTTGAACGATTGtagttatgaaattataatattaaattatttgataaatattaattactgtaatttaaaattaaagatgagTTGATCTAATATTTGTATGACAAAAGACTTATAATATCTTTactatttatgttaaaaatattatttaatagtcatattttcaatacactatcaacttttattaaaaattccTTCCTAATATAACATGAACTTCTATTTAAcaaaacttatattattagagattagtaaataaaatataaaaatagtagAAGGATAATATTAGGAAACAATACTTGTCGCACTCAATTGTATATGatgtgactatttttatttaaataattttattagaggctttattcaaaatccaaaatattttgttgaaaacttgaaatatttatttgtcttGTCCAATATCAAAACAATTTACGTACATTACTTAAAATTTGTTGAAGAGATTGAACATAACAACTCTAATTTCTAATGCTCAACCTTAATGTTGGAGTTCTTTCTGTGTATGATTTTTCCATGTTTAAGGCTTGATGTCCTTGTGTTGtcttttgaaattaatgtAGACAAGAGAAAAAActgtttctttttaaattctaaagtctaaatttaacttttttttggatatttacttattttacaattCTGAAGTCTAaatttaactctttttttttggggtatttacttattttgaaCTATTTGTTTCCTTAACTTATCacttattgttaaataattttatctgaaAGCTTTTATCTTAAGTATGAaatctaaatgaaaaaaaaaattaatttcaaatcttaaaaatatcCCTAAGAATTCATGTATTTCCTATATTATGTATAATCCTAACATTTTGTACTATTCTCAAAGTTATGTCTAAATGGgttatattgtttttaaatttaaaaaatgtgattataaaagatgtaattataataacacccatttataaaatttaaaaaataaaagtatcacTTAAGAGGATATTTATGCCAAACTACtagcttttaaattttgatgtttaaatgttagaaaaaaaataaaattttcatttaaatattttcattcaaatctattcaattttaagagcaaaaaagaaaaaaaaaaacaatgcaaCCGAAatgtttcattaattaaagacAAGGTGCATGGGCCAATATTTGCACTCCGTTCGTATATAACACTCTTTTACTTAATAACACCcacttataaatttaaaaaataaacttttttattgattactttagtgacaatttaattttttactcgTGGGATTCATATcctaaatttcttatttttaagaCGAGATTTTACCATCTCAATTAGATGGCACTTTTGCATTCTTAATGTGTTTCCTATTTATATATAAgtattgaaaaatatctttCAGTGATTGcttatttaagtaaataatgaTCTTTCTAATCATATTCTAtttgacaataattaatacatttaaTTAAGGCAGTGGTTAAGTTGGATCAGTTTCATAGTAGGGCATTGATGATAACTGTTAGATTATAGCAATAActgcaaaattttatatttatctttacaATCGTgctatcatcatcatcagtgcTCCACCATGAAGCTGATCTAACTTAGCCGAACccttttattaattaggaaCTTTATAagtttacatatatttattatctattattttttactatgGAAAGTGTAACGTTGTCATGAGTTGtccatatatatttatatgaagTCGTGAGCTTAGCATCAAAACAAGAATTTAGTGGCAGGTTTATATAGCATTCTATCGATAATTAAAGCGGGACTCATGTTTCTAACTActcaatttttgaaatttagagAGTATTCACATCAACTTCGTTTAAAAATTGACATTCATATTTAATTGGTGGATTTTATAGATTGCtttgagaataaaaaattctattcaatctttttttgggaaaaaaaagtgaaacacCCTATTGTTTGACTAAACTAATcaaaatttcttaatattttaaaacacatCCAGAACACCgcaaaatgttattattattattattattttactaaccTTACTATTTTATCTTTGGTGGTtgtttaatattgataatatGAATaccttcaattatttaattaattgaataattttttaataaaactaattaaaaattaaattaaaattatgggaAAAAACAAGggaattgttattattttttaattaattctttatttttttggatttaataaaatattaaatgtaaaattaatattaaaaagttgCACTTAGTGTTAAGTGAGTCTAGCTATTTTGTAGATGTAAAGCTTTTATGTTTCAAATCTTAAAGATTTTTGGCAATAAAAGGTTATCCTATgcgaaaaatataattaatataccAATCAAAACACCAACATTATCAGTGGAGTTGATCAtccatacacacacacacatctcTAATAGTATCAAGAAAATCTTACATGATGTTGATATAATGGATCATCCATATATACAcaattacacacacacacacatttcCAATAGCATTGAGAAAGTTATACATGATgttgatatataaatataaatataaatttatgaatggGGTggatgtaaaataattattaaaaaataatttatttaaatgtttaattaaatttttattaaaaaaaaaaataaattaatttacctttgattatttatataatttcaattagagaATTGTTTTACAATAAAGGTGTTGAGCCTTTTAAGACATGAAACATGTTGGGTTTGTGTCCATCTCACGTGAGCGGCTTAAGCTTACACTTTGAGTCAATCCACGGCCGGAGTAAAATCTATCCCCGGGCCGCATGTCaaacaagagaagagaaaTTTTTCGGGCCCGTCATGGGTTTTAAATGCGCTGTCCGACCCGGCGTTTAGCCGTCTCCAGTATAACGCTTTGACTGCTTGCTACAAAAGTATAAATCTCTCAGTTGTGtattctcttttttccttctcttcaATTCTTCTGATCAATCGTAGCACGCAGTAGTGAGCTACACCTGGCGGTACGTAATTCTCACTCTCTGTAAAGTTTCAGCTCCTGTTCTCTGTTTGCTCCTAgggatttgagttttttttgtCCTCGTGCACTGGACAGTTATGCTCGAAgcgttttcaaaatttgaagtcATTATCATTCAGTTTTTTACTGTATTAGGAAACCAGTTTGTGTGCATTGTTGTTAGCAACAGAAttgatgtttctttttttggacgctaaagaaagaaaatggaggAAGAATCCTCAGGAGGCAATGATACAGGAGTTCGAGTatcaatatttgattattCGGTTGATAAGCATTTTAATGCACTCGACACTATTTCTAAACTCTGTGAAGAGCCAGAAAGTGAAGGCCTTGATGAAAGCGATGTTCAACAATTATCCTCCACGGTTACTTTTTTAAggtagtaattttttttatttggtatttaattatgtgtttaattttgatgtgtttttaatataagtaggaattgttaattttgatgtgtttttaatacaattaagaATTGTGTCTGTTCAGAGAATGGAGATATTTCAATTACAGACCAAGAACCGTTAGGTTTGCAAAAGAGATGGGAAGTTGTGGGGAAAAGAATGTTTTAAGTGAGATTAACTTGCCTCAATTTTCATCTGCAGCAGTTCCTGAGGTACATcagttgagattttttatgttcttttaGTCAGCGCATTTAAcgatattttatattagacTGTGATGTTATTTTGTTTGCATATTGTTGCAGGAGGAGGGATTGTGTACCGATGCAACTTCTCTGGTGTCTaggtatgatttaatattttgattttaattcaaCCTGCGTAGATTTTTTATAGCTGTTTTAGATGTGGTTTTCTCAGTAGAAATGAAGAGTTTCCTTATGTATGGATACTTCATATATGTCAGATGACATGACTGAATTATAAGAATGGTTTCTATATCCCCAtctgataaaatttttttatgtgtttccaaaattttcttattatatcttttttgCAGCAAAGACTTTGTGATATATGCTGGGGGGTCTGTCTGGGCATTGGATTGGTGTCCCAGAGTTCATGAAAAGCCTGACTGCCAGGTCAAATGTGAGGTAATTGTTGTTTATATATAGAAGACTCGATTAGGCTTTGTTTGATTATGGCACAATGTTTGTgggatttgatttttaattttacatcaTCACCAAAATCTTGTCAAGTTTTTATTTGGATGTCAATTCTGCAAGAAATTATTGTACACATGATTCAATCCTAAATTGACCTATTGGAGTTTAGTTCATTTGCTTGGTTTTCTAGCTTGTTATTGATGGCCTCAACTAACTTCCCTATACACCATTTCTGCTCTGGCCAActcagagaatttttttttttttaacggtTTTTCATTTCCTTATCCATTTTCCCACTTTTCATAAAGTTTTAAGTGGGCAGTGGAAGCATTTaggcatttatttattgtaatgTCAGAAAAGTACATGGATTTCAAAACATTATTCTGTAATTTGCCTATATCTTATTATCCTTGCCCTTTTACCATGGGAAAGCATTTTTTCCTGCAAGAAAGGAAAGCTAGAACTTATTCTTTATGGCATTAATTGTTGTCACTTATTTGAATATAAGTGAGAGTAGAATATTGTTGCAATGTATCTTCATGTTAACCAGACTCTTCCTTTCTgttctatttttcatttctcattttagTTTTGGCTTTTTTCCCCCCCAGTTTATTGCTGTTGCTGCTCATCCTCCTGAATCATGTTATCACAAATTAGGTGCTCCACTTACTGGCAGAGGCATGATTCAGATTTGGTGTATGCTAAATGTTGGTGTAAATGAGGAAGAGGCACGGTCACCCAAGAGAAACCTAaaacaaaaatctcaaaattttgaagacTCAGATGACAAAACAAAGAGACCAAGAGGGAGACCAAGAAAAAAGCCAACAGATGAAGCTCTTGATGATTATGCTACAAAGGACAAGTTAACGCAATCAAAGAGGCCAAGAGGAAGACCTAGAAAAAAACCAAAAGATGAATCTAGTGGCAACTTGGATGGTGTTGAACAGTTCGTTCAACCACTTGCTGTTCAATATCCAGAAGATTCATCCAACATGCTAACCATACAAGAAGTTTCTGGGAATACCCTTAGAAAACTTCAGACTTCAACTGAAAGAGCATCTTCATCAAATTCATCTCTTAAAACTCCTCTGCAGAGCAGAATATTGAAACAACTTTCTGTTCAACATACAGAAGATTCATCTAGGTTGCTAACTGTAGAAGAAGCTTCTGGAGATACCCTTAGAAAACTTCAAATGTCAACTGAAAAAGCATCTTCATCAAATTCATCCCTTAAAACTCCTGTTAGGAGTcgaaaattgaaaagtaaggCAAGAGTAGAGAAACATAGCCATGATATATGTCAACCATTATCAAATGTAAACGAAGATGAGGAACCTCCTACTGCGAATCATCAAATATATCATGGCTCTGAACGAGATTCTGCAGTATGTGATGTTTTAGGTGATTTTCTTTCCAAACCAAGCTTGGTTTCTTGTCCTATACCAAAGGACATTGCTCTTCCTAGGGTTGTATTGTGCCTGGCCCACAATGGAAAAGTTGCATGGGATGTGAAATGGAAGCCATATAATGCAGTAGATTGCAAGTGCAAGCAACGGCTGGGGTATCTTGCTGTCTTGCTGGGAAATGGATCCCTTGAAGTGTAAGACATCTGCTTGAGTTGTCTAAACtttttatatctaattttatttgttttcatgcGTTTTGAGTgctgttatttttcttggtgtTTTAGCATCAAAATTTGCATGTTGAGGTCCTGTTTATGCGAATGATCTGTGAATTATCTTGCTATTTTTGAggggataaattaattagctCGTAATATTGAGGTTAATTTCATATCCAATGCATCGGAATTTGTGCTTGCTTAGACAAAAATACTGTACTAGtagtaaatatttaattcctattataaaatactttcctcagttctttcttttatattgttaAGCATTTATGAGCCTTGACCTTATATGTTATCAATTGTTTGCATCAGACTATGATATATAGAAATTGCTTGGTTGTATGTTATATGATGCATTACAAGCAATTACAGTGTGTGGGGTGTTATCTAACGATTTCTCTTATCAAATGTAGTTGGGAGGTTCCTCTTCTCCGGACAATGAAAGCTATTTATTTGTCTTCCATGAAAGAGGGGACTGATCCTCGCTTCGTAAAATTGGAACCAGTATTCAGATGCTCCATGTTAAAATGTGGTGGCACACAGAGGTAATCTGCATGTCTAATTTTTGTATCTTCTTTTGATAACTAAATTGTAGTTCAATTAGCATCAAAACAAAGAATTTGTTAGTCACAGATAGTCTTAGAGGTCAGATCTTGCAAATTTGCACCTACGCTTTTAATGAAGTTTTGATATCTTTACATATGAGAGTCCCCTGTATCACTGAATATTTGTTAAGGATATCTGAATCAAACAGACATTGTTTAGAAGTAAATAGGTATAATCTATGGGATTGGATATTAAGTAGATGATTACAGAATTTAGAAACTTAGGGGATTAATTCTCTGTTGCATGACTCAGAATGCATGTCAATGTCGTATTGGGATGGTAGTTGTCAGGcctaaaattctcattttctttatgattttttatatttaaattggaTCCTTGATTTTAAGAAGGCTTTATCTGGAAGTAGATTTTACTGGATGTCATATTTCTCTCAGATCATCATGGGGTTCTCAGATTCAAAGGTTGATCATAATTGAACAGAAAAATTGACTGAGGAATATTTGCTTTACCAGCCAAATTCATCTACCGGCTAAATGTCATGACtgtctaaatttttattgtttgacaTACCCAGGGATATATCTATGATTTACCAGTAATTTACTTCTATTATGCAGCATCCCTTTGACAATGGAGTGGTCAACCTCACCTCCACATGATTACTTACTGGCAGGGTGCCATGATGGGACGGTAATATATCTTCTATCCTTTTTTGTGTTTCAGTCTGCTCCTAACTTATTTGAGATGTAGATTTCATGCTTTAGATTTGGGAATAAGGGTTTCTGCGTCTCTTTAAAATAGATCTGTCACAGTTACTTGGAGTAGATTCTCCAAGTAGTATCTGttgattaaatttatgtcGGCATGCACTATCCCAGTTGCTGGTGGGATTGTTGGAGAGATTACGGCCTTTTCGCTTTTAGTTTTCTGTGTCAGAACTAAAGAATTATACCTTGCACACAGGTCGCTTTGTGGAAATTTGTTGCAAGTGATTCATCTATAGGTAAAAACAGTGCATGtcactttttatttgatatcgTCTTTTCTCTTGCACACAAATTCTTGACTTATGAAGCACTTTGAATAATTTGCCTACTTTTATCTTTCACTTGCTGATGTGCAGATTCAAGACCTTTGCTCTGTTTTAGTGCCGATACACTTCCTATTAGAGCAGTTTCATGGGCCCCGGCTGAGAGGTTAGTGATGCTACATGAACTCTAGTTGAGATCTTACGGctgaaaaactaaaaacatcGATCTTTAATCTATCTTTTTACATACTActaaaatgtttttatttacaattttcagTGATTCGGATAGTGCAAATGTTATACTCACTGCTGGACATGGAGGCCTAAAGTTTTGGGACATACGGTAAGTATGAtggcttttattattttttcaatttttaatgtaCAATGCCTTTtcgttcattttttaaaattttctggttttttctttctgtGCAATTCATCTTGTCATTTTAGATTACTCATTGATTActgtaatttttcttatagaaactttttttaatgtatgtCTTAGTGAAAAATCTTGAGAGAGTAAGTTACACTCTTGTCAGTGAGTTCATGTTCCGCTAAGGGCATATTTTAATCTTTAGCAAGTTCAATGTGAGATTGAACTTCCATATGCGACTTCCTTCCATATATTACAGTATTGACGGTTGCGGGAAACTGTCCACAAACTTATATGATGTAATTAAGCTTATGGACTAATAAGCTTTAGCTGAAGTCATAATTTTCAGGCTTCAAAATCAGtcattaaaatctattttcatGTCAGTAATTTTGCTACTGTATTTTCTGTGTAGTTGCCTGTGAAGAGTTGTTATGGCCATTATCTTCAGCTACCTACATTCCATTATCCAATGAGTGATGATCCTGGGTGCCTGTTTGATGTTGGAGTATAATGCATGGATTatcagttttattttttggatctACACTATTAGCTTTACTGCCGATTAGTGTCAGTTAGTCGGAAGGGATAAATCACAGAGAAAACCTGCCAAACTTGAGTGAAACACAAACTATTGTCACAATTTATATAGTTGATAACTTTTTAGCGTCAACATACAGaatgtataaatatattttactgaTTCAATTTGCACATGATAACCTTTTATCTttcaaatgaataaaatattatactaaCTAAATATTATACTAACTTCTGTTTACTAAGGCTGTTAGCTTGTGCTATTTAATATTCATCCCCTGGGTCATAAGACTTTCTAAGTTGATTTTTTGGATCCTGAATTCTTAATAtgttgtgtttttatttttattttttttgtccccTTCTTCCAAAATTTagctcttttttctttttggaatgTTTATCTGTTTTACAAGATTAAAGCATGTACTTGAAACAAGAATAGTACATAGACATAGGCTATTTCTGTTAAACTTTATACTTGTTTAACCTGTGGAAAAATTAGTATCATTACATAGTCACTGAagaaatttgtgatttttgcAGTGACCCATTCCGTCCCTTGTGGGACATCCATCCAGCTCCAAAGTTCATATATGGTCTGGATTGGTTGCCAGATCCAGGGTTAGCTATGACTTGctaaaaaaacacaaattacATTCCTAATAGTGATTTTGTTTTACCCTTACCTTTAAACATtgctttttcacttttaacaGGTGTGTTATTTTATCCTTTGATGATGGAGCAATGAGGATAGTCAGCTTGTTGAAGGCTGCATATGATGTCCCCGCTACAGGAAAACCTTTTGCTGGGACAAAGCAGCAAGGGTTGCACCTTGTTAATTGTTCATCCTTTGCTATCTGGAGTGTGCAAGTGTCACGGCTAACAGGTATCTCTCTTATGCTTTGGTTTTAAGTTTTCACAGTCAGTCATGTTTGTTACCTCGGCTCTGAGTGATTAATTATCTGTTCGACTGAATGCTTATGAATTTAATGCATTATGCAAGTTTCTTGCATAGAATTGTTCATGTGAAAACAATTTGAATTGGTCCCcacttttgtttaatttttaataaccaTGTGCAAGATCACTTAGTTATTTGGTGATTCATTAGAACAAAGGTATTAGTTTTAATCTTCATAGGAATTGCTGCCAAACAATCTTGTATAGGATCATTATTCttgtcttttaaaattaaagtcattttttattatttaatcttttatttatgatgTTTAACCAATCTGGTTGAACTGCTAAATTCCAATGCCCTTATTATGACCAAGTTGATGtatatcaattttaaattctagGCATGGTCGCATACTGCAGTGCAGATGGCACCGTTCATCGTTTCCAGGTGAGTTAActttcttctttcctttatttttgttgtcttTCTGccttaaaaatcattttgtatcATGCTTTTCTCGAACCCATTCCTAACGGAAAATATCAAATGTCATTACTTTATTCTGTAATTTTCGTTTCCATTAACATCTTTTTACAAGAAGGATATTGAGGCATAGCGATTTCAACCGTGACATCTCCTTCCAAGCATCtctattttgaaatttctttctGAACCATCGATCAAATTAAATTGCTCTCTATGATATTTGTCTGTTAAAATGTTTCTGAGAGGAGCTCATACTTTTCAGTTCCTCAGCACCGAGATGTGAAAATAATCCACAATCTCACTTTTGCTGCtcactttaaataaaaatggagaaaagaaTCCATAGATAAATGCCCTTCTAAGTGCCACTAAGCTTTTAGCTTTTACCTAACCAGATGATCTTGTCTTGACAATAGCTCACAGCGAAAGCAGTTGAAAAAGATCATTCACGAAACCGCCCCATGCATTTTCTGTGTGGATCCGTGACTGAGGATGAATCAGCTATTACAGTGAACACTCCATTAGACAATACTCCAGTACCACTGAAGAAGACAGTTCATGATGCTGGGGAAAGATCCATGCGAAGTTTCTTGATTGAGtcaaattcatccaaaagTCCAAATGATAAGAAGGGGAAAAATGTTTTAAGCTCAGATAATCAACCTTTAGGTACTTCTTTTGCAATTTGGTTAATGTTTACCTATTAACCAGTTCATTAACAATTCtcaaattgttatttattttttttttttctgcagCCCTTTGTTATGGCAATGAACCAGGTGAAGAATCTGAAGGTGATATGACATTGGCAGCTCTtaagaacaaacaaaaaccaaaatccaGAAGTAGCAGTAAAAAAAAGGAGGAAGATGATCAAGCGATGGTGTGTATAGATGAAGAGGCAACGGATATACAGGGGAAGGAAAATGCAAAAGGAGAAGCTGGGAACGGAATAGAAGTTCTACCTCCTAAAGTTGTAGCGATGCATCGAGTGAGATGGAACATGAACAAAGGCAGTGAGAGATGGCTATGCTATGGAGGAGCTGGTGGAATTATTCGATGTCAGGAAATTAGAGTACCTGATATTGATAAGAAGATGGGGAAGAAGATACAGAAATGATCATGAACATTAACGTCCGGGTATTTTATTATCATGCCCACAAGTGGTCTTCTTATCAcgtttatccttatttttattttcaattgaatctcttaacaaaaattctttaaagttTATGATGATGTAGCTGTTGGTTTATGtaagtaatatatatattttagtaaatGAATAATCCTACATTTACAAAGTATGAGGCAATTTGTATTCTAAAGGTAAATCATACGATAATTAAGTATTTCATATATTGCGTTCTATCGGCGTCGGCCATATCTATTGGACTACAAATTTGTAAGCATTATTGAGTTcttttatcatcatcatcatcattctaAGAAAGGGtgggttattttttttattcatatgtAGGATTTTTTTGATTTGCTGGTGCAAAGAAACATTCGtcaagttaattaaaataaggatGTCAATAGCAATTACACATATATACGCACGTGATCGTGAACAAGTCTGCTGTTTTGATTCCAAAGTCACAGACTGGGATCCAAAATACTAGCCACTTAGACGGAGTTTGAAGTGCCTTTGCTCTTTAATTTGCTTCGCAGTCAACTCTCTCTCAGCTTTTATCGCGCACAATTAGTGGAAAATTAACTGTTTACCATCCTTGCTTGTATATATACCTCAACTCCGAGCTTTCACTTTGGGTTTTAGCACACGTaaacagagaaagagcaaATAACCAAAAATGAAAGTCATTCCAAATCTACTAGTATTTTTCTTCGATCTTTTTCTAGCTATTATATTGGTTAAGGGGTCTACCAGTGACCGCGAAAGAAAGGTGATTTTAGACGACTTATAAGTTTTACGGTTTGGTTTTTCTTAAACTTTACATTGTGGGGTGCAAAATTGTTGGGAATTTATTGTGTTATCAGTACTCATTCAGTTTCCTTCGATACGAAAATATTGGGTGCTCTGCATACACTTTATTCTGTTGAGTATTTATCAACTAATCATGAAATATTACAGACAAACGagtaataatttcttaatcaATCATGAAAGTTTATGATACACCGAATGTATACTTTCTTTTGTTGAATTCTTACCACGTTTACCTCTCAATCAATTATGAAAGAGAGAATACACGCACACGTCTAGAATTCTTCAATGAAtcgtgaaaaaataaatatatacataataaaaatctaatgaaTGAAGGATTATGCATACACCGAAAACAACCTAAGGTTCTTCACAGCGAAGCTCGTAGACTAGTAGCCTctcccattttttattttatatataacgCACGAACACCGTCAATGGTTTTAACATGGTCTTATAtgaactaatatatatatattttttttgaagaacaGCCATATATTGTATACATGGGAAACGTGCCGGAGGAGGCCGGAATATCTGCCGTCAAGGAACATCATAGTTTGCTTACAACAGCAATTGGCGAGTAATAAATCGTTAGCTAATTTGCCCATGAATTATACTGGTTTTAAGCATTAGTCTTGCCTGTCATGAATCAACTACCTAAGAGCAATAATATACTTCAGTGATACatttcctaattaattttttttaacatcttACCAAAATTTTCCAGTGAAAAATTAGCTAGAGAATCCAAAATACGCAGTTATGGTAAGAGCTTCAATGGATTTGTCGCGAGACTATTGCCTCATGAAGCAAAGAGATTGTCAGGTACATACTCAAACGTTAATTAGATGAGtaactccattttttttaaccaattttcaaattctaatCTTGTTTCTGCAGAGGAAGAGAGTGTTGTGTCCGTGTTTGAAAACACTCGTCGCAAACTTCATACAACAAGAACATGGGATTTTCTGGGAATGTCcgagaaattacaaaaaaggAGCTCCAAGGCACAGAGCAATATCATAGTTGGTTTGTTAGATACAGGTTGGCGTATGCGCATTCTGGTGTCATTtcatttaactattttttttttatatttatataaaaaatatatattctatgttattatattaatagttTAAATACTATTGTAGGTATTTGGGTCGAGTCTCCAAGTTTTAATGATAAAGGGTTTGGTCCTCCTCCTGCTAAATGGAAGGGCAAATGTGTTACTGGCGCTAACTTCACCCGCTGCAACAAGTATGCACTGTTCTGATCTatttcacaaaatataaatattaatgataACCATTACAGGTCTGTCCGAACCTGCATTAATTGTTCGTCAGTTTTGGATTCCGGGGTTGATTTGAGC
It contains:
- the LOC102609984 gene encoding uncharacterized protein LOC102609984 isoform X1, yielding MEEESSGGNDTGVRVSIFDYSVDKHFNALDTISKLCEEPESEGLDESDVQQLSSTVTFLREWRYFNYRPRTVRFAKEMGSCGEKNVLSEINLPQFSSAAVPEEEGLCTDATSLVSSKDFVIYAGGSVWALDWCPRVHEKPDCQVKCEFIAVAAHPPESCYHKLGAPLTGRGMIQIWCMLNVGVNEEEARSPKRNLKQKSQNFEDSDDKTKRPRGRPRKKPTDEALDDYATKDKLTQSKRPRGRPRKKPKDESSGNLDGVEQFVQPLAVQYPEDSSNMLTIQEVSGNTLRKLQTSTERASSSNSSLKTPLQSRILKQLSVQHTEDSSRLLTVEEASGDTLRKLQMSTEKASSSNSSLKTPVRSRKLKSKARVEKHSHDICQPLSNVNEDEEPPTANHQIYHGSERDSAVCDVLGDFLSKPSLVSCPIPKDIALPRVVLCLAHNGKVAWDVKWKPYNAVDCKCKQRLGYLAVLLGNGSLEVWEVPLLRTMKAIYLSSMKEGTDPRFVKLEPVFRCSMLKCGGTQSIPLTMEWSTSPPHDYLLAGCHDGTVALWKFVASDSSIDSRPLLCFSADTLPIRAVSWAPAESDSDSANVILTAGHGGLKFWDIRDPFRPLWDIHPAPKFIYGLDWLPDPGCVILSFDDGAMRIVSLLKAAYDVPATGKPFAGTKQQGLHLVNCSSFAIWSVQVSRLTGMVAYCSADGTVHRFQLTAKAVEKDHSRNRPMHFLCGSVTEDESAITVNTPLDNTPVPLKKTVHDAGERSMRSFLIESNSSKSPNDKKGKNVLSSDNQPLALCYGNEPGEESEGDMTLAALKNKQKPKSRSSSKKKEEDDQAMVCIDEEATDIQGKENAKGEAGNGIEVLPPKVVAMHRVRWNMNKGSERWLCYGGAGGIIRCQEIRVPDIDKKMGKKIQK
- the LOC102609984 gene encoding uncharacterized protein LOC102609984 isoform X2, translating into MQLLWCLDFVIYAGGSVWALDWCPRVHEKPDCQVKCEFIAVAAHPPESCYHKLGAPLTGRGMIQIWCMLNVGVNEEEARSPKRNLKQKSQNFEDSDDKTKRPRGRPRKKPTDEALDDYATKDKLTQSKRPRGRPRKKPKDESSGNLDGVEQFVQPLAVQYPEDSSNMLTIQEVSGNTLRKLQTSTERASSSNSSLKTPLQSRILKQLSVQHTEDSSRLLTVEEASGDTLRKLQMSTEKASSSNSSLKTPVRSRKLKSKARVEKHSHDICQPLSNVNEDEEPPTANHQIYHGSERDSAVCDVLGDFLSKPSLVSCPIPKDIALPRVVLCLAHNGKVAWDVKWKPYNAVDCKCKQRLGYLAVLLGNGSLEVWEVPLLRTMKAIYLSSMKEGTDPRFVKLEPVFRCSMLKCGGTQSIPLTMEWSTSPPHDYLLAGCHDGTVALWKFVASDSSIDSRPLLCFSADTLPIRAVSWAPAESDSDSANVILTAGHGGLKFWDIRDPFRPLWDIHPAPKFIYGLDWLPDPGCVILSFDDGAMRIVSLLKAAYDVPATGKPFAGTKQQGLHLVNCSSFAIWSVQVSRLTGMVAYCSADGTVHRFQLTAKAVEKDHSRNRPMHFLCGSVTEDESAITVNTPLDNTPVPLKKTVHDAGERSMRSFLIESNSSKSPNDKKGKNVLSSDNQPLALCYGNEPGEESEGDMTLAALKNKQKPKSRSSSKKKEEDDQAMVCIDEEATDIQGKENAKGEAGNGIEVLPPKVVAMHRVRWNMNKGSERWLCYGGAGGIIRCQEIRVPDIDKKMGKKIQK